From Acidimicrobiales bacterium, one genomic window encodes:
- a CDS encoding amidohydrolase family protein — protein sequence MGDRIVAVGDVDKTGRREISADGALVTPGWVDVHTHYDGQATWDQRLAPSSVHGVTTVVMGNCGVGFAPVHDSDHQRLIELMEGVEDIPGAALHEGLPWGWNSFGEYLDALDAIPHDIDLAAQLPHGALRLFVMGDRGAAGESATPGEIEQMGLLAGEAIRAGALGFTTSRTLNHRTSRGDPTPTLRASRDELVGIAIGVGREGTGVLQLVSDFIDVEDEFATLRAMVAASGRPASFSLVQSPRDPGGYRRMLDLLEEAHADGLEIRGQVATRAVGLLLGLQATLNPLMANPVYREIVSLPLGERVSAMRDEEFRARVFAADAGQRDRSKLGGGVVRAFENMFVLGDPPNYEPDPATSIAAQARRAGRDPLDFVYDVLLTDDGRSFLYLPALNYVDGRLDSVREMLVHPLTVPGLSDGGAHVGTICDGSFPTTLLTHWCRDRLGERLTVPFVVQAQCRDTARALGLLDRGVLAPGYKADVNVIDFDNLRLSAPEMRFDLPAGGRRLLQRADGYLHTVVSGIPVYEFGRATGELPGRLVRGAQRSPTG from the coding sequence ATGTCGACAAGACGGGTCGACGGGAGATCTCCGCTGACGGGGCGCTCGTGACGCCGGGCTGGGTCGATGTGCACACTCACTACGACGGACAGGCGACATGGGATCAACGTCTCGCGCCATCATCGGTGCACGGAGTGACGACGGTGGTGATGGGGAACTGCGGCGTCGGGTTCGCCCCGGTGCACGACAGCGACCATCAGCGGTTGATCGAGCTGATGGAGGGAGTCGAGGACATCCCTGGGGCGGCGCTGCACGAGGGCCTGCCGTGGGGATGGAACAGCTTCGGCGAGTACCTCGACGCGCTGGATGCGATTCCGCACGACATCGATCTCGCCGCGCAGCTCCCTCACGGAGCGCTTCGGCTGTTCGTCATGGGCGACCGCGGCGCCGCCGGCGAAAGCGCAACCCCCGGTGAGATCGAACAGATGGGGCTGCTCGCCGGTGAGGCGATACGAGCCGGCGCGCTGGGCTTCACGACCTCACGCACACTGAATCACCGCACCAGTCGGGGCGACCCGACCCCCACGCTCAGGGCATCCCGAGACGAGCTCGTCGGGATCGCGATCGGTGTCGGCCGCGAGGGAACCGGAGTGCTGCAACTCGTATCCGACTTCATCGATGTCGAGGATGAGTTCGCGACGCTGCGAGCCATGGTCGCAGCCTCAGGTCGACCCGCGTCGTTCTCGCTGGTCCAGTCGCCCCGTGATCCTGGTGGCTATCGGCGGATGCTCGACCTGCTCGAGGAAGCCCATGCCGACGGCCTGGAGATCCGTGGCCAGGTCGCGACTCGGGCGGTCGGTCTGCTCCTCGGATTGCAGGCCACCTTGAACCCGTTGATGGCGAATCCGGTGTATCGCGAGATCGTCTCTCTGCCGCTGGGCGAGCGTGTCAGCGCGATGCGAGATGAAGAGTTCAGGGCACGCGTGTTCGCCGCTGATGCCGGTCAGCGCGACCGGTCCAAGCTCGGCGGTGGGGTGGTGCGTGCGTTCGAGAACATGTTCGTGCTCGGCGATCCACCCAACTATGAACCTGATCCTGCCACGAGCATCGCCGCCCAGGCTCGCCGCGCCGGCCGGGATCCCCTCGACTTCGTCTACGACGTGCTGCTCACCGACGACGGTCGCTCGTTCCTTTACCTCCCTGCGCTCAACTACGTCGATGGGCGGCTTGACAGCGTTCGGGAGATGCTGGTTCATCCGCTGACCGTTCCGGGGCTCAGCGATGGAGGCGCGCATGTCGGGACCATCTGTGACGGCTCGTTCCCCACGACACTGCTGACGCATTGGTGTCGTGATCGACTCGGTGAGCGCCTCACCGTGCCGTTCGTGGTCCAGGCCCAGTGCCGTGATACCGCCCGTGCCCTCGGCCTGCTCGATCGCGGTGTGCTCGCCCCTGGTTACAAGGCCGACGTCAACGTGATCGACTTCGACAACCTCCGGTTGTCCGCCCCGGAGATGCGTTTCGACCTTCCGGCAGGCGGACGGCGGTTGCTGCAGCGGGCCGATGGCTACCTCCACACCGTGGTGTCAGGCATACCGGTGTATGAATTTGGTCGGGCGACGGGTGAGCTACCAGGTCGCCTGGTCCGTGGTGCTCAGCGATCGCCGACGGGGTGA
- a CDS encoding acyl-CoA dehydrogenase family protein, translating to MTDSTTSTRPDGYDDFDVESWLDEHWHPDLPVGQWWSRLANAGLAHPMLPAPYGRGWQRTKTGELARAMIARGVLGPPSGLGMMLAAPTLLAHGSSKLIEMFVPRILDGQHGWCQLFSEPGAGSDLAGLQTRAERDGDEWVISGQKVWTSMGQWADYGILIARTDPDAPKHRGITYFAFPMKQDGVDVRPLREMTGHALFNEVFIDEARVPHDHIIGDLNDGWRVANTTLMVERSGIGGENVAAPSAAIAGTIAGHLDRPAGSFGSDAAVLGGGMVGPGRVRQLMALALDNGSIGDPTIRQDLIRLHSMIEITGWHIQRMKSGNAATGAEGNLAKLRNSDITRLARDVGCRILGAGATVIGPDSASGGEVQELALFSPAPSIYGGSDQVQRNIIGERALGLPKEPGPDRNTPFRDLPHNG from the coding sequence ATGACTGACAGCACAACATCGACTCGTCCCGACGGCTACGACGACTTCGATGTCGAATCGTGGCTCGACGAGCACTGGCATCCGGATCTCCCGGTCGGTCAATGGTGGTCACGCCTCGCCAACGCCGGACTCGCACATCCGATGCTGCCCGCCCCCTACGGGCGGGGATGGCAACGAACCAAGACCGGTGAACTCGCCCGAGCGATGATCGCCCGCGGGGTGCTCGGGCCGCCCTCCGGCCTTGGCATGATGCTTGCCGCGCCGACCTTGTTGGCACATGGGTCATCGAAGTTGATCGAGATGTTCGTCCCCAGGATCCTCGACGGGCAACACGGATGGTGCCAGCTGTTCTCCGAACCGGGAGCCGGCTCCGACCTGGCCGGGTTGCAGACACGCGCCGAACGCGACGGCGATGAGTGGGTCATCTCCGGGCAGAAGGTGTGGACGTCGATGGGGCAATGGGCCGACTACGGAATCCTCATCGCCCGCACCGACCCCGATGCCCCCAAGCACCGAGGCATCACATACTTCGCGTTCCCGATGAAACAGGACGGCGTCGACGTCCGGCCCTTACGCGAGATGACCGGCCACGCGTTGTTCAACGAAGTGTTCATCGACGAAGCACGCGTGCCTCACGACCACATCATCGGCGACCTCAACGACGGATGGCGGGTCGCCAACACAACACTCATGGTCGAACGCAGCGGCATCGGCGGCGAGAACGTGGCCGCTCCGAGCGCGGCCATCGCCGGCACGATCGCCGGCCACCTCGACCGGCCTGCTGGATCGTTCGGGAGCGACGCCGCCGTTCTCGGCGGTGGCATGGTCGGCCCAGGCCGGGTACGACAGTTGATGGCGCTCGCGCTCGACAACGGAAGCATCGGCGACCCCACCATCCGACAGGACCTGATCCGACTTCATTCGATGATCGAGATCACGGGATGGCACATCCAACGGATGAAGTCCGGCAACGCCGCCACCGGGGCCGAAGGCAACCTCGCCAAGCTCCGCAACAGTGACATCACCCGGCTCGCCCGGGACGTCGGCTGTCGCATCCTCGGGGCAGGAGCCACGGTCATAGGACCGGACAGCGCGAGCGGTGGCGAGGTGCAGGAACTCGCACTGTTCTCACCGGCCCCGTCGATATACGGCGGCAGCGATCAGGTGCAGCGGAACATCATCGGCGAACGAGCACTCGGCCTCCCCAAAGAGCCCGGCCCCGATCGCAACACTCCGTTCCGCGACCTTCCTCACAACGGCTGA
- a CDS encoding OB-fold domain-containing protein, with product MSTYVPTPEWIVLDWHDACVAAELLCIQRCSGCGRWRHPPRRFCPACQSDQTTFEPVTGNGSVLSFAVSHRSLDPGWQTHAPYATLLVELDEGPRLLAATTTPSGEIRIGQRLAVRTEALSEHFVLVWADLASHDEPTSMAPRARGNA from the coding sequence ATGAGCACCTACGTGCCAACACCCGAATGGATCGTCCTGGACTGGCATGACGCCTGCGTCGCAGCCGAACTGCTCTGCATCCAGCGGTGCAGCGGGTGCGGGCGCTGGCGTCACCCACCACGCCGATTCTGCCCGGCTTGCCAATCCGACCAGACGACGTTCGAGCCGGTCACGGGGAACGGCTCGGTGCTGTCCTTCGCCGTCAGCCATCGCAGCCTCGACCCCGGCTGGCAGACGCACGCACCGTACGCGACCCTGCTCGTGGAGCTCGACGAAGGCCCGCGCCTGCTCGCCGCGACGACAACACCGTCTGGCGAGATCCGGATCGGCCAACGCCTCGCCGTGCGCACCGAGGCGCTCAGCGAGCACTTCGTGCTCGTGTGGGCCGACCTGGCCTCCCACGACGAACCGACATCGATGGCACCACGAGCGAGAGGCAACGCATGA
- a CDS encoding AMP-binding protein: MSGWTFAEIWETAAAQLPDAPFAKQGSRTVTWSEAERRAEGLATFLLDRGAQRQDKVAQYLYNCPEYLESVFACYKAALVPVNTNYRYAADELVYLWDNADAVAVIFHGVFVDTIEAIRERVPRVASWLWVDDGSGDCPEWATPYEHAAVASGQPVVDRVERSGDDLYMLYTGGTTGMPKGVMWRQDDLIVVLSSGLGLSVPDSYDPDFVADALTLPGPVQLPACPIMHGTGALTAFGALTSGGCIVCLESRHFDPDELLDTIDRERVNVIAIVGDAFAKPILAALDADPDRWSLDSVMAFVSSGVMWSKETKQGMLGHQPKMLLMDAFSSSEALGMGQSVSGGGASAKTARFQASVNTIVVDDDGQRVEPGSDTIGRLAVGGRQPIGYYKDPEKSARTFIIVDGKRYSCPGDYATIDADGTVKVLGRGSVCINSGGEKIFPEEVEEALKTHGSVVDAVVVGVPHDRFGEMVVGVVERRPGVVATETELIEHVRERLAAYKAPRRIVEVDTIGRAANGKVDYKRLRDQASDGL, from the coding sequence GTGTCGGGGTGGACCTTCGCGGAGATCTGGGAGACGGCCGCGGCACAGCTCCCCGACGCGCCGTTCGCCAAGCAGGGCAGTCGCACAGTGACGTGGTCGGAGGCCGAACGGCGAGCCGAAGGCCTCGCAACGTTCCTCCTCGACCGGGGCGCTCAGCGACAGGACAAGGTGGCGCAGTACCTGTACAACTGCCCCGAGTACCTCGAGTCCGTGTTCGCCTGTTACAAGGCAGCGCTCGTCCCGGTGAACACCAACTACCGGTACGCAGCAGACGAACTGGTCTACCTCTGGGACAACGCCGACGCTGTCGCTGTGATCTTCCACGGCGTCTTCGTCGACACGATCGAAGCCATCCGCGAGCGAGTGCCCCGCGTGGCGTCGTGGTTGTGGGTCGACGACGGCTCGGGCGATTGTCCCGAGTGGGCCACCCCGTACGAGCATGCCGCTGTCGCCTCGGGTCAGCCGGTGGTCGACCGGGTCGAGCGCAGTGGTGACGACCTGTACATGCTGTACACGGGCGGCACCACCGGGATGCCGAAAGGCGTGATGTGGCGACAGGACGACCTGATCGTCGTGTTGAGCAGCGGTCTCGGGCTCAGCGTCCCCGACAGCTACGACCCCGACTTCGTCGCTGACGCGCTCACGCTACCCGGCCCCGTCCAGCTGCCGGCATGTCCGATCATGCACGGCACCGGCGCGCTCACTGCGTTCGGTGCACTCACATCCGGCGGCTGCATCGTGTGTCTCGAGTCCCGCCATTTCGATCCTGACGAGCTCCTCGACACGATCGACCGTGAGCGGGTCAACGTCATCGCCATCGTCGGTGATGCGTTCGCGAAACCGATCCTGGCCGCGCTCGACGCCGACCCGGATCGTTGGTCGCTCGACTCGGTGATGGCGTTCGTGTCGTCGGGTGTGATGTGGAGCAAGGAAACCAAGCAGGGCATGCTTGGCCATCAACCGAAGATGTTGTTGATGGACGCGTTCTCCTCGTCGGAGGCGTTGGGGATGGGGCAGTCGGTGTCGGGCGGTGGCGCGTCGGCGAAGACGGCTCGCTTCCAGGCGAGCGTCAACACGATCGTCGTCGACGACGACGGACAGCGTGTCGAGCCGGGCTCCGACACGATCGGTCGGTTGGCTGTCGGCGGCCGCCAGCCGATCGGGTACTACAAGGACCCGGAGAAGTCGGCGCGCACGTTCATCATCGTTGACGGCAAGCGTTACTCGTGCCCAGGTGACTATGCGACCATCGACGCCGATGGGACCGTGAAGGTCCTCGGTCGCGGGTCGGTGTGCATCAACAGTGGGGGCGAGAAGATCTTCCCGGAGGAGGTCGAGGAAGCCCTCAAGACCCACGGCTCGGTCGTCGACGCGGTTGTCGTCGGAGTACCGCACGATCGGTTCGGCGAGATGGTCGTCGGTGTGGTGGAACGCCGGCCGGGCGTGGTGGCGACCGAGACCGAGTTGATCGAGCACGTCCGTGAACGACTGGCTGCCTACAAGGCCCCGCGGCGAATCGTCGAGGTCGACACGATCGGCCGTGCGGCGAATGGCAAGGTCGACTACAAGCGGCTGCGAGACCAGGCGAGCGACGGATTGTGA
- a CDS encoding carboxymuconolactone decarboxylase family protein, giving the protein MLDIDEAKRRAATRGIPDTMAELSVFRIALHQPGVAAGLSNMLHELLWKGVLDARLRELIIMRIGWSTGSVYEWTQHWRVARLLDVPERDLLAVRDWRTAEHFGDAERAVLAATDDTLQHGTITDESWSACRAALDDDAVLVELVAAIGNWRMFSALLRSLEVPLEDGVEPWPPSGQAPAAVHRGE; this is encoded by the coding sequence ATGCTCGACATCGACGAGGCCAAGCGCAGAGCTGCCACACGCGGGATTCCGGACACGATGGCGGAGCTTTCCGTGTTCCGGATTGCCTTGCATCAGCCTGGCGTCGCCGCCGGCTTGAGCAACATGTTGCATGAACTGCTGTGGAAGGGCGTGCTCGACGCCAGGCTGCGCGAGCTGATCATCATGCGGATCGGATGGTCGACCGGCTCGGTGTACGAGTGGACGCAACACTGGCGAGTCGCACGCCTGCTCGATGTGCCCGAACGAGATCTGCTCGCGGTCCGCGACTGGCGTACCGCCGAGCACTTCGGCGACGCAGAAAGGGCTGTGCTCGCAGCCACCGATGACACGCTGCAGCACGGCACGATCACCGACGAGTCGTGGAGTGCCTGCCGTGCAGCCCTCGATGACGACGCCGTCCTCGTCGAACTGGTTGCTGCCATCGGTAACTGGCGGATGTTCTCCGCACTGCTCCGGTCCCTCGAGGTCCCCCTCGAGGACGGCGTCGAGCCGTGGCCTCCGTCGGGTCAGGCACCTGCAGCTGTCCACCGAGGTGAGTGA
- a CDS encoding medium chain dehydrogenase/reductase family protein, whose translation MNSSAEALVLTGPNTLEHRRFDLPDVTADTARLRIEACGLCGTDHEQYSGHIAAPFSFIPGHEIVGIIDEIGDTAALRWNVAAGDRVAVEVFRSCRQCEACAHGEYRRCVRNGLATMFGFVDTKIAPGLWGGYATHLHLPSDAMLLPIPDSLDPVLATVFNPLGAGIRWGATIPETKSGDVVVVLGPGIRGLCAAVAAKEAGASFVALTGLGPRDRDRLDIAHRFGVDLAIDVAVDDPTAALKRATGGLADVVVDVTAKAPAAFAQAVALARPGGTIVVAGTRGGGGAPGFEPDHLVYKELRIMGSLGVDFPAYRAAIDLLVADRWPFADLSRRVAGFGDLSALLDTLSGADRDAIPPLHGVFSPSA comes from the coding sequence ATGAACTCATCAGCCGAAGCGCTTGTGCTCACCGGACCGAACACGCTCGAGCATCGAAGGTTCGACCTCCCCGACGTCACCGCCGACACCGCGCGGCTCCGCATCGAGGCCTGCGGTCTGTGTGGCACCGATCACGAGCAGTACAGCGGACACATCGCCGCCCCGTTCTCGTTCATCCCCGGTCACGAGATCGTCGGCATCATCGACGAGATCGGCGACACCGCCGCCCTGCGATGGAACGTCGCGGCAGGCGATCGGGTTGCCGTCGAGGTGTTTCGTTCGTGCCGACAATGCGAGGCGTGCGCACACGGCGAGTACCGGCGCTGCGTCCGTAACGGGCTCGCGACGATGTTCGGTTTCGTCGACACCAAGATCGCGCCGGGCTTGTGGGGCGGGTATGCGACGCATCTCCACCTGCCGTCCGATGCGATGCTGCTCCCGATCCCCGACTCGCTCGACCCGGTGCTGGCAACTGTGTTCAACCCGCTTGGTGCCGGTATCCGTTGGGGAGCGACGATCCCTGAAACGAAATCCGGTGATGTCGTCGTCGTCCTCGGCCCGGGAATCCGCGGTCTTTGTGCCGCCGTGGCTGCGAAGGAGGCGGGTGCGTCGTTCGTGGCCCTGACCGGTCTCGGCCCTCGCGATCGTGACCGTCTCGACATCGCTCATCGATTCGGTGTCGACCTGGCCATCGATGTGGCCGTCGACGATCCGACGGCCGCGCTCAAACGAGCGACGGGTGGTCTCGCGGACGTCGTCGTCGACGTCACCGCGAAGGCACCCGCCGCCTTCGCCCAGGCTGTGGCCCTGGCTCGGCCAGGTGGGACGATCGTGGTCGCGGGGACACGTGGTGGCGGTGGTGCGCCCGGATTCGAGCCCGACCATCTCGTCTACAAGGAGCTGCGGATCATGGGCTCGCTCGGCGTCGACTTCCCTGCCTATCGGGCGGCCATCGATCTGCTCGTCGCCGACCGTTGGCCGTTTGCCGATCTCTCTCGCCGTGTGGCCGGCTTCGGTGACCTTTCGGCGTTGTTGGACACGCTGTCGGGCGCCGACCGTGACGCCATCCCACCGTTGCACGGCGTGTTCTCGCCGTCCGCTTGA
- a CDS encoding acetyl-CoA acetyltransferase, with protein sequence MTIDPRTPVLVAVGEVTSRSATVVDPIDLATEATRRALTDAGVPIGHRIDTVATPGILMIGRDHPASRIAEAAGLRAHRRISCPVGGNTPQYLAGTLGQDIICGQVDAALIVGAEAGNSARRGRAAGTLPAAGPFEGRDEVLGDARPGLSAIEMGAGLHWPHEVYPIFESAMAARAGRTLDEQRVWLGQVMAPFTTEAARHPDQAWFPTERTPEELSTVTADNRMVCEPYTKLLNSILTVDMAAAFVIMAAEVAQDLQIPRDRWVFSWASATCNDVYFPAQRPDLSRSAGIRAAGSAVLDAAGIDLDDVSWFDLYSCFPAAVEAAIDALGLEATDPRGFTVTGGLPYHGGPGNNYVSHSIVEMARRCRADPKGVGMVSGLGWYITKHSVGLWSAAPPPNGWQAPDMSSVQASIDSTALEVVEAGAAVGTARIDGYTVVHDRDTGPASVPVFASTPGGQRVVARSDDADVAAAMSGGMYVGHEIDLKPSHDHARFELR encoded by the coding sequence ATGACCATCGACCCACGAACCCCGGTACTCGTCGCTGTCGGCGAGGTCACCAGTCGCTCCGCGACCGTCGTCGACCCCATCGATCTCGCGACGGAAGCGACCCGCCGAGCGCTCACCGATGCGGGCGTGCCGATCGGGCACCGCATCGACACCGTGGCCACACCCGGCATTCTGATGATCGGCCGCGATCATCCGGCGAGCCGGATCGCAGAGGCGGCCGGGCTTCGGGCACACCGTCGGATCAGCTGCCCGGTGGGTGGGAACACCCCGCAGTACCTCGCCGGAACGCTGGGCCAGGACATCATCTGCGGGCAGGTCGATGCCGCCTTGATCGTCGGCGCCGAGGCCGGCAACTCGGCACGCCGCGGCCGCGCCGCAGGCACCCTCCCCGCTGCTGGCCCCTTCGAAGGTCGCGACGAAGTGCTCGGCGATGCCCGTCCGGGTCTGAGCGCGATCGAGATGGGCGCAGGGCTGCATTGGCCGCACGAGGTGTACCCGATCTTCGAGTCGGCGATGGCCGCACGAGCGGGACGCACGCTCGACGAGCAGCGAGTCTGGTTGGGCCAGGTGATGGCACCGTTCACCACCGAGGCGGCGCGTCACCCCGACCAGGCATGGTTCCCGACCGAGCGCACACCCGAGGAGCTCTCGACGGTAACCGCGGACAACCGGATGGTGTGCGAGCCGTACACCAAGTTGCTCAACAGCATCCTCACCGTCGACATGGCCGCCGCGTTCGTGATCATGGCCGCCGAAGTCGCGCAGGATCTGCAGATTCCTCGCGATCGTTGGGTCTTCAGCTGGGCCAGCGCGACGTGCAACGACGTCTACTTCCCGGCACAACGACCCGACCTGTCGCGCTCGGCCGGTATCAGAGCCGCTGGATCCGCGGTGCTCGACGCCGCAGGGATCGACCTCGACGACGTGAGCTGGTTCGATCTGTACTCGTGCTTTCCGGCAGCCGTCGAAGCCGCGATCGACGCGCTCGGGCTCGAGGCAACAGATCCGCGCGGATTCACCGTCACGGGTGGCCTGCCCTACCACGGCGGCCCGGGCAACAACTATGTCAGCCACTCGATCGTCGAGATGGCGCGACGGTGCCGGGCGGATCCGAAAGGCGTCGGGATGGTGTCCGGACTCGGTTGGTACATCACCAAGCACTCGGTCGGGTTGTGGTCCGCTGCTCCTCCACCGAACGGCTGGCAGGCGCCCGACATGTCGAGTGTGCAGGCGTCCATCGACTCGACCGCGCTCGAGGTCGTCGAGGCGGGCGCCGCAGTGGGGACCGCACGTATCGACGGGTACACCGTGGTGCACGATCGCGACACCGGGCCGGCGTCGGTGCCAGTGTTCGCCAGCACACCGGGCGGGCAGCGTGTCGTTGCTCGGAGCGACGACGCCGATGTCGCAGCCGCGATGTCGGGCGGCATGTACGTCGGCCACGAGATCGACCTGAAGCCGTCCCATGATCACGCGAGGTTCGAACTTCGATGA
- a CDS encoding MaoC/PaaZ C-terminal domain-containing protein, with translation MNKLPINGDLVGLSIDPISHSWTNRDTMLYALGVGCRPPEDLDFIYEGRGPKVVPTFAVIPGLRAMGSAMQRIDINLAALLHGEQSVTTHRPLPAAAEVTVEGSIAAVWDKGKAAVIEFEGVGHDTEGPLFAVRASLFVLGGGGWGGERGPSGSAASNAAPARDPDIVVERETRPEQAAIYRLSGDMNPMHIDPDFATKAGFPGPFNHGLCTFGTVGHSALTAWCDGDVGRFASIEGRFADQVWPGDTIVTRIWDEGDHAIVEARTQRDNVVVSNGRATRP, from the coding sequence ATGAACAAGCTCCCCATCAACGGCGACCTGGTCGGACTCTCGATCGACCCGATCAGTCACTCGTGGACCAACCGCGACACGATGCTGTACGCGCTCGGTGTCGGATGCCGGCCACCCGAGGACCTCGATTTCATCTACGAAGGCCGCGGACCGAAGGTCGTGCCGACGTTCGCCGTGATTCCCGGGCTACGGGCGATGGGATCGGCGATGCAACGAATCGACATCAACCTCGCGGCCCTGCTGCACGGAGAACAGTCCGTCACCACACATCGCCCACTGCCCGCCGCTGCCGAGGTGACCGTCGAAGGTTCGATCGCTGCGGTCTGGGACAAGGGCAAGGCCGCCGTCATCGAGTTCGAAGGCGTGGGCCACGACACCGAGGGACCCCTCTTCGCCGTCCGTGCCAGCCTGTTCGTACTCGGTGGCGGCGGCTGGGGCGGCGAGCGAGGCCCGAGCGGCTCGGCAGCCTCGAACGCCGCACCGGCACGAGATCCCGACATCGTCGTCGAACGCGAGACCAGACCCGAACAGGCTGCGATCTACCGGCTCTCCGGCGACATGAACCCGATGCACATCGACCCCGACTTCGCCACCAAGGCCGGCTTCCCCGGCCCGTTCAACCACGGACTGTGTACGTTCGGCACCGTTGGCCACAGCGCTCTGACCGCGTGGTGCGATGGCGATGTCGGCCGATTCGCATCGATCGAGGGGCGCTTCGCCGATCAGGTGTGGCCGGGCGACACCATCGTCACCCGCATCTGGGACGAAGGTGATCACGCGATCGTCGAAGCTCGCACGCAGCGTGACAACGTCGTCGTCTCGAACGGGCGCGCCACCAGACCATGA
- a CDS encoding thiolase family protein, translating into MATRLAREVYVIGVGMHRFNNERLAAAAMADVAGMQALEDAGIGFPEVGALYNGYLGGGLTSGVGIAKEFGLTGIPVTHVENASATGSCAFGEAVHAVAGGRVDVAMALGFDDMNRMGGLGRSGGRRMGAEDVMLPAAFFAMWATRRMHDVGTTAETFAAIAAKNWNHARANSLAQRRADHEVTIDEVLGSTMISYPHTSMMACAAGGGAAAAIVATREVAERLSSGRPLVRVAASQQRSETYTDGHVFLGAVIGPAQMTRDTAGDAYEQAGVGPDDLDLVQVHDAFPVEELVYYELLGICGDGEGDRLVAEGATRLGGRIPFSTDGGLTARGHPGGPTGLAQIHETTLQLRHEAGARQVQRARTGLCHMAGAGSVCVVHILQRTEG; encoded by the coding sequence ATGGCCACCAGGCTCGCCCGCGAGGTGTACGTGATCGGTGTCGGGATGCACCGCTTCAACAACGAACGCCTCGCCGCAGCAGCGATGGCCGACGTGGCCGGCATGCAAGCCCTCGAAGACGCAGGGATCGGCTTTCCCGAAGTCGGCGCTCTCTACAACGGCTACCTCGGTGGCGGACTCACGAGCGGGGTCGGCATCGCGAAAGAGTTCGGACTCACCGGCATCCCGGTCACCCACGTCGAGAACGCATCAGCGACCGGATCATGCGCCTTTGGTGAAGCGGTCCACGCGGTTGCGGGAGGCCGCGTCGACGTCGCGATGGCGCTCGGCTTCGACGACATGAACCGAATGGGCGGTCTCGGACGCAGCGGTGGACGTCGGATGGGAGCCGAAGACGTGATGCTCCCGGCCGCGTTCTTCGCGATGTGGGCGACACGGCGAATGCACGACGTCGGAACAACTGCAGAGACATTCGCCGCCATCGCCGCGAAGAACTGGAACCATGCACGCGCCAATTCCCTCGCGCAACGCCGGGCCGATCACGAGGTCACCATCGACGAGGTACTCGGATCGACGATGATCTCCTATCCGCACACGTCGATGATGGCGTGCGCCGCCGGCGGAGGCGCAGCAGCAGCGATCGTCGCGACACGAGAGGTCGCCGAACGCCTCAGCTCGGGGCGCCCATTGGTCCGCGTCGCCGCCTCGCAACAGCGTTCCGAAACCTACACCGATGGCCACGTCTTCCTCGGCGCCGTCATCGGCCCGGCACAGATGACTCGCGACACGGCCGGCGATGCCTACGAGCAGGCAGGAGTGGGACCTGACGATCTCGATCTCGTTCAGGTGCACGACGCGTTTCCCGTCGAGGAACTCGTCTACTACGAGTTGCTGGGGATCTGCGGCGACGGCGAAGGAGACCGACTCGTGGCTGAGGGTGCCACCCGACTCGGCGGGCGGATCCCATTCTCCACCGATGGCGGTCTCACCGCGCGTGGCCACCCGGGCGGACCCACCGGTCTCGCCCAGATCCACGAGACGACCCTGCAGCTCCGGCACGAGGCCGGAGCCCGGCAAGTCCAACGGGCACGAACCGGTCTGTGCCACATGGCTGGGGCGGGGTCGGTGTGCGTCGTCCACATCCTCCAACGAACAGAAGGTTGA
- a CDS encoding OB-fold domain-containing protein: MTDIDLSSEGVLYAWTFLYVPRMGNISFGDSGGYGVGQIDLPEGVRIQAPLLGTTDDWQIGSPMGLTTFPVGRDDDGNDLVTFRFEAVR, encoded by the coding sequence GTGACCGACATCGACCTGAGCTCTGAAGGCGTGCTGTATGCGTGGACCTTCCTCTATGTCCCGCGCATGGGCAACATCTCTTTCGGCGACAGCGGCGGCTACGGCGTCGGGCAGATCGATCTCCCGGAAGGGGTTCGAATCCAAGCGCCGCTGCTCGGCACCACCGACGACTGGCAGATCGGCTCGCCGATGGGTCTGACGACGTTCCCGGTCGGCCGCGACGACGACGGCAATGACCTCGTCACGTTCCGCTTCGAAGCGGTGCGCTGA